One Dissulfuribacter thermophilus DNA segment encodes these proteins:
- a CDS encoding alpha/beta fold hydrolase → MNRCFKSVIFFIPGWGFKGSIFELAPSDCGTPHLLRPIFLSSGDNCEVLHDGEQQGLGSKGLPILYPKGCAWEISIEAYVETLLGLRRSGKKIHLMGWSLGAILALKIAHLAQQGLRSHGHAPSLTPCSLESLWLISLRRGFPSKEIGNMKAAVERDKRLGLRLFYRDCFKGQESLYRRFKDGLERNYIESFTKKELLEGLDFLENNPVEEISVPEGLRTTLVHGTLDRIAPIEDIPKVTSRVKYMFVEGCGHLPFLCKDVLTQIMQLASLPKMRGAKGEDVLRYFEP, encoded by the coding sequence GTGAACAGGTGCTTTAAATCAGTCATTTTTTTTATACCAGGGTGGGGATTCAAGGGCTCTATTTTTGAACTTGCCCCAAGTGATTGTGGCACTCCACATCTCCTTCGCCCCATTTTTCTTTCATCTGGTGACAATTGTGAGGTTTTACATGATGGAGAGCAACAAGGATTGGGTTCAAAGGGCTTACCAATACTATATCCAAAGGGGTGCGCTTGGGAGATTTCCATTGAAGCATATGTTGAAACGCTCTTAGGACTCAGAAGGTCTGGCAAAAAGATTCATCTTATGGGTTGGTCTCTTGGGGCCATTTTGGCACTGAAGATCGCTCACCTGGCCCAACAGGGTTTAAGGTCTCATGGCCATGCACCATCTTTGACACCGTGCTCATTGGAAAGCCTGTGGTTGATCTCCCTTAGAAGGGGTTTCCCCTCAAAGGAAATTGGGAATATGAAGGCAGCGGTAGAGAGGGATAAAAGGCTTGGGCTGAGGCTTTTTTATAGGGATTGCTTTAAGGGGCAAGAATCCCTATATAGGAGATTCAAAGATGGGCTTGAGAGGAATTATATAGAATCTTTTACAAAGAAAGAGCTTTTGGAGGGCCTTGATTTCCTAGAGAATAATCCCGTTGAAGAGATCTCGGTCCCTGAGGGCCTAAGGACTACACTGGTCCACGGAACACTAGATAGAATTGCACCCATTGAGGATATACCCAAGGTCACATCTAGGGTGAAATACATGTTTGTTGAAGGATGTGGGCATTTACCTTTTTTGTGTAAAGATGTTTTAACCCAAATTATGCAATTGGCGAGTTTGCCCAAGATGCGAGGCGCGAAGGGTGAAGACGTACTTAGGTACTTCGAGCCCTGA
- a CDS encoding aminotransferase class I/II-fold pyridoxal phosphate-dependent enzyme, whose protein sequence is MFEDELNKIAAYQGLRKVEPFEYRKGPEILINGRRFLDFSSNDYLGLSQDPFLKQKIGSVFETVGMGSGGSRLLGGANSLFEQLEYELSESIGKEASLVFGTGYLANLGVMTALSQKKKTIFFMDRLCHASIIDGVLLSGSHFFRFRHNDPDHLERLLREKSQTGKRNVVVIESLYSMDGDLAPIEDIIELKKRYDFILVVDEAHAIGVLGKEGRGAIEDRTREAVDIIVGTFGKALGGYGAFCLTSKVIRELLVNKARSFIFSTALPIPVVAWNLEALRFMKGLDDRRKRLSELSEDLREFVKNDLGFTTPGQAQIVPVIVGENETTLRAQNALRDHGIYLRAIRPPTVPKGTSRLRISLSSVHSKETLSRLKDALRSVEF, encoded by the coding sequence GTGTTTGAAGATGAATTAAATAAAATAGCGGCGTACCAGGGGCTAAGGAAGGTAGAACCCTTTGAGTATCGTAAGGGACCGGAAATTCTAATAAATGGGCGTCGCTTTCTCGATTTTTCATCAAATGACTATCTGGGACTAAGCCAGGACCCATTTCTAAAGCAGAAGATAGGCTCTGTCTTTGAGACTGTTGGAATGGGTAGCGGTGGCAGTAGGCTCCTTGGAGGGGCAAATTCCCTTTTTGAACAGCTTGAATATGAACTAAGTGAATCTATTGGTAAAGAGGCCTCCCTCGTATTTGGAACCGGCTATCTCGCCAATCTAGGGGTCATGACGGCCCTCTCACAGAAGAAGAAAACCATTTTTTTCATGGATAGACTGTGCCATGCCAGCATCATAGATGGAGTGCTTTTGAGTGGCTCTCATTTTTTTAGGTTCAGGCATAATGATCCTGACCACCTGGAAAGATTACTAAGGGAAAAGTCCCAAACAGGTAAGAGGAACGTGGTTGTAATAGAAAGCCTCTATAGCATGGATGGGGATCTGGCCCCAATAGAGGATATAATCGAGCTCAAAAAAAGGTATGATTTTATCCTCGTCGTGGACGAGGCCCATGCAATAGGGGTATTGGGAAAAGAGGGAAGGGGAGCCATAGAGGATAGGACTAGAGAGGCTGTGGACATAATTGTCGGGACCTTTGGAAAGGCCCTAGGAGGATACGGGGCATTTTGCCTTACATCCAAGGTGATTAGGGAATTATTAGTCAACAAGGCAAGGAGCTTTATTTTTTCTACAGCTCTTCCTATCCCAGTAGTTGCATGGAATCTCGAGGCCTTAAGGTTTATGAAAGGCCTGGATGACAGGCGGAAAAGGCTCAGTGAGCTTTCAGAGGATCTTAGAGAATTCGTGAAAAATGACCTTGGGTTTACGACACCTGGCCAGGCCCAGATCGTACCTGTAATAGTTGGAGAAAATGAAACTACATTAAGGGCACAGAATGCTCTCAGAGATCATGGAATCTATCTGAGGGCAATTAGGCCGCCAACAGTGCCAAAAGGTACTTCGAGGTTACGGATCTCGCTGTCGTCTGTTCATTCAAAGGAGACACTTTCCAGACTGAAGGACGCCTTGAGAAGTGTTGAGTTTTGA
- a CDS encoding glutamate synthase-related protein, with translation MDRRFQRERDACAIVAIVDKRGRSTHANIVKTIDALKKMGHRSGDINGEGDGCGILTDIPRVIWAKRLEEKGISSHVAYSPNFFVGHFLITHGMKKDEETIRSKIESVIKESGAEVLIARIGEQKLEELGPRAREEAPIFFQVAGLLPNELDHRACQKSLFKLHMAIERELPDLHIASLSTDSVVYKLRGMPQLLPRVYPEILDEDNKSMIALGHSRYSTNTLPTVERAQPFSVLGHNGEINTIERLRSTGKTMGIEPVPGGSDSQDLNRIIEGLINMYDFDPLEALEMVFPAIHSEVEQYPEDLQDVYKFLRWFFPCSAQGPAAVVARFGNVCMGSVDALGLRPLWFIESDYDYVLSSEKGVVNISHTLNDPRPLAPGEKIAILSTPGQRAEVLDYPAIQERLLKLFKSKQGLREVIKFFHSGSPKSASSAKETSADTSSSGTADQSLPRNNELAAFGWHHFDMDLRKRVALEGRDIIGSMGHQETYPVLVPESLPNCSEYFKENVAVVTNPAIDREREAEHFTTRCILGSRPDKNGTATPPAIGLELKNPLLLGGDDRINCDIASQRKIAEEFGTALFEDVVEFFTGGELDSSRVHVIDATFDLDDDLASTLNARLDEAEDKVRQGAVLLIVDDKNAFKDNRSYIDPGLMVAGLIKRFEESELKRNTSIVVRSGAIRNLHDIMFLLGLGADALNPYMLWRVVAGLANDQTDSETTIRNTMDVFQKGIEKVMSTMGIHELCGYGRIFGSIGLKKELREIFQVPNFCESEKSGVGFDTLKEIAAKRYERFHQEEEQPLYKEPNRNSKVGRILRNVAVGKRGFKDLLEELGKIEEEHPVGIRHVLRPRLAPEEKRLSLKDVDISIGDHSMPLVIAAMSFGSQGENSFRSYAEAALRANIICINGEGGEIPDMLGKYRKNRCQQIASGRFGVYMGLLNSTDYLEIKIGQGAKPGEGGHLPGTKVSPMVAKARHCKPGITLISPSNQHDIYSIEDLAQIITELKTANPNAKVSVKIPVTTGVGTIAVGIAKAGADIVDLSGFEGGTGAAREHAKKYVGMPIEVGVNEAHRSLVEAGLRDAVEIWVDGGLRSPMDVVKMIIMGADRVSMGTVALMGVGCISCHRCHLDRCPRGISTQLRSKEDAEQRGVKGFAPRKVEDEAENLARLLTAIGEGVKSILADMGVRSIRDIVGHTELLEQYRFESYVDASGVLKKPAFEGLKEDPEGTKLVRRPLNYLTRLISDIAMERFKAGEKQVFYSDEGVCSTDRAVGTYLAGAIVREYGLESDKHAFLRLNTSVPGNGLCAFNIENIKAVINGGAQDGASKGSFGGLLCVLKGRNILGQRVDGSTGKSFAYGAIKGTLIVQNYSDSRACVRMSGADVIFGGRITRPVDDTKGNIATHAHLKGFAFEYMTGGRAVVLGDPGPWMCAGMTGGVIYQCLYPEYNFTKKSIERRLAKGANVFINKLTEEGLKDIEELLGIYIEELKKNFQEDEAEKVQELLDDAMSRFVMIVPKAMRPHSAG, from the coding sequence ATGGATAGAAGATTCCAAAGGGAACGGGATGCATGCGCTATAGTGGCTATTGTGGACAAAAGAGGTAGGTCCACCCATGCCAACATTGTCAAGACTATCGATGCATTGAAAAAGATGGGACACAGGTCCGGAGACATCAATGGCGAAGGGGATGGTTGCGGTATATTGACAGACATCCCAAGAGTCATCTGGGCTAAGCGTCTGGAAGAAAAGGGCATTAGCTCTCACGTTGCCTATAGTCCCAACTTTTTCGTTGGCCACTTTTTGATAACCCATGGAATGAAGAAGGATGAGGAGACCATAAGGTCAAAGATCGAATCCGTTATAAAGGAAAGTGGCGCTGAGGTCTTAATTGCCAGAATAGGTGAGCAAAAGCTTGAAGAACTTGGGCCGAGGGCAAGGGAAGAGGCCCCGATCTTCTTCCAGGTTGCAGGCCTGTTGCCCAATGAGTTGGATCACAGGGCATGTCAGAAAAGCCTCTTCAAGTTGCACATGGCAATTGAAAGAGAGCTTCCTGACTTACACATTGCTTCCCTGAGCACGGATTCTGTTGTGTATAAGTTAAGGGGCATGCCACAGCTCCTTCCTCGTGTTTATCCGGAAATCTTAGACGAAGACAACAAGTCCATGATCGCATTGGGCCACAGCCGTTATTCCACCAATACACTTCCTACTGTGGAACGTGCCCAGCCATTTTCTGTGCTTGGACATAACGGAGAAATCAACACTATTGAGCGTCTCCGCAGTACAGGAAAGACCATGGGCATTGAGCCAGTGCCCGGCGGAAGTGATTCCCAAGACTTGAACAGGATCATAGAGGGCTTGATCAATATGTATGATTTTGACCCACTCGAGGCCCTGGAAATGGTCTTTCCGGCGATTCACTCAGAAGTTGAGCAATATCCAGAAGATCTCCAGGATGTCTATAAGTTCCTCAGGTGGTTTTTCCCATGTTCGGCTCAGGGACCTGCCGCAGTTGTCGCTAGATTTGGAAATGTTTGCATGGGCAGCGTTGATGCCCTTGGCTTAAGACCCCTCTGGTTCATAGAGAGTGATTATGACTATGTCCTCTCTTCTGAGAAGGGAGTTGTAAATATTAGTCATACCTTGAATGACCCCAGGCCACTAGCCCCTGGTGAAAAGATTGCCATCTTGTCCACTCCAGGGCAGAGGGCCGAGGTGTTGGATTATCCTGCGATCCAAGAACGACTCCTCAAACTCTTTAAGAGCAAACAAGGGCTTAGAGAAGTCATTAAATTTTTCCACTCTGGGAGCCCGAAGAGCGCAAGCAGCGCTAAAGAGACCTCTGCAGACACAAGCTCTTCTGGTACTGCCGACCAATCTCTGCCACGGAACAATGAGCTTGCCGCCTTTGGATGGCACCACTTTGACATGGACCTTAGAAAGAGGGTCGCCCTAGAGGGAAGGGACATAATCGGCTCCATGGGGCATCAGGAGACATACCCAGTACTTGTGCCAGAGTCCCTGCCCAATTGTTCAGAGTACTTCAAGGAAAATGTGGCAGTGGTTACCAACCCTGCCATCGACAGGGAAAGAGAGGCAGAGCACTTTACCACAAGGTGCATACTTGGAAGCAGGCCAGACAAAAACGGTACTGCCACTCCTCCTGCCATTGGCCTTGAACTGAAGAATCCGCTTCTTCTCGGTGGAGATGACCGCATAAATTGCGACATAGCCTCTCAGAGAAAGATTGCAGAAGAGTTTGGAACCGCCCTTTTTGAAGATGTGGTGGAGTTTTTCACTGGTGGAGAGCTGGATTCATCAAGGGTCCACGTGATAGATGCGACATTTGACCTTGACGATGACCTTGCGTCAACTTTGAACGCACGCTTAGACGAGGCAGAAGACAAGGTACGCCAAGGCGCAGTACTCCTTATAGTGGATGATAAAAACGCATTCAAAGACAACCGTTCTTATATTGATCCTGGCCTTATGGTGGCAGGACTCATTAAGAGGTTTGAAGAATCAGAACTCAAGCGAAACACGAGTATTGTCGTACGCTCAGGCGCCATCCGGAATCTCCATGACATCATGTTCTTGCTGGGGTTGGGTGCAGATGCCCTGAACCCATACATGTTGTGGAGGGTAGTGGCTGGCCTTGCCAATGACCAAACTGATTCTGAAACCACAATAAGGAACACCATGGATGTGTTCCAAAAGGGTATCGAAAAGGTCATGAGCACCATGGGTATCCATGAACTCTGCGGCTATGGCCGAATCTTTGGTTCCATTGGCCTTAAGAAGGAGCTTCGAGAGATTTTCCAGGTGCCAAACTTCTGCGAATCTGAAAAAAGTGGCGTTGGATTCGATACCCTAAAAGAGATTGCAGCGAAGCGTTATGAGCGTTTCCATCAGGAAGAAGAACAACCACTCTATAAAGAGCCCAACAGGAATTCAAAGGTCGGACGAATTCTGAGGAATGTCGCAGTTGGAAAGAGGGGATTCAAAGACCTTTTGGAAGAACTCGGCAAGATAGAAGAAGAGCATCCTGTGGGTATAAGGCATGTTCTCAGGCCGCGCCTTGCTCCAGAAGAAAAACGACTCAGCCTAAAAGATGTGGATATCTCTATTGGCGATCATTCAATGCCTCTCGTTATAGCTGCAATGAGTTTTGGTTCTCAGGGTGAGAATTCCTTCAGGTCATATGCCGAGGCAGCTCTTAGGGCCAATATCATATGTATAAACGGAGAAGGCGGCGAAATCCCAGATATGCTGGGTAAATACAGGAAAAACCGCTGTCAGCAGATCGCCTCTGGACGTTTTGGCGTATATATGGGGTTACTCAACTCCACTGATTACCTGGAGATCAAGATTGGTCAGGGAGCAAAGCCAGGGGAAGGCGGACACCTCCCTGGGACAAAGGTGTCGCCAATGGTGGCAAAGGCCAGACACTGTAAACCTGGGATTACGCTTATTTCGCCGTCAAATCAGCATGATATTTACTCCATTGAAGACCTTGCACAGATCATTACTGAGCTCAAGACAGCAAATCCCAATGCAAAGGTCTCTGTAAAGATCCCAGTAACAACAGGCGTGGGTACCATTGCAGTTGGTATTGCAAAGGCCGGGGCAGATATTGTGGATCTGTCTGGTTTTGAAGGTGGTACTGGTGCTGCAAGGGAACACGCCAAAAAATATGTGGGAATGCCCATTGAGGTCGGGGTAAATGAGGCCCACAGGTCCCTTGTAGAGGCCGGCCTAAGAGACGCAGTGGAGATCTGGGTAGATGGCGGTCTGAGAAGCCCCATGGATGTGGTGAAGATGATCATAATGGGGGCAGATAGGGTCTCCATGGGTACTGTGGCTCTGATGGGCGTTGGATGTATAAGTTGCCACAGGTGTCACCTGGACCGCTGCCCAAGGGGTATCTCCACTCAGTTGAGATCTAAAGAGGATGCTGAGCAAAGAGGTGTAAAGGGATTTGCACCGAGAAAGGTGGAGGATGAGGCAGAAAACCTTGCCCGCCTGTTGACTGCCATTGGGGAAGGAGTCAAATCCATCCTGGCAGATATGGGCGTAAGGTCCATCCGTGACATCGTTGGCCATACAGAACTCCTTGAACAATACAGGTTCGAATCATATGTGGATGCCTCAGGAGTACTGAAAAAACCTGCCTTTGAAGGTCTGAAGGAAGACCCAGAGGGAACAAAGCTCGTAAGGAGACCATTAAACTACCTCACTCGCCTCATTTCAGATATTGCCATGGAACGCTTTAAGGCAGGTGAAAAACAGGTGTTTTACTCTGATGAAGGGGTCTGCAGTACTGATAGGGCAGTTGGGACCTATCTGGCAGGCGCTATTGTGCGAGAATACGGCCTTGAATCTGACAAACACGCCTTCTTGAGGCTGAATACATCTGTTCCAGGAAACGGTCTTTGTGCCTTTAATATTGAGAACATAAAAGCCGTAATCAATGGTGGTGCTCAGGATGGGGCCTCCAAGGGTAGCTTCGGAGGACTTCTTTGCGTATTAAAAGGGAGAAATATCCTTGGGCAAAGGGTAGATGGTTCCACTGGAAAGAGTTTTGCCTATGGTGCCATTAAAGGCACATTGATTGTGCAGAACTATTCAGACTCCAGGGCATGTGTGAGGATGTCTGGGGCTGATGTAATATTCGGTGGAAGGATTACGAGGCCTGTAGACGATACGAAGGGCAATATTGCAACCCATGCCCATCTAAAGGGCTTTGCCTTTGAATATATGACAGGTGGACGTGCAGTTGTGCTCGGAGACCCTGGCCCATGGATGTGTGCTGGTATGACAGGCGGAGTGATTTATCAGTGCCTGTATCCTGAATACAACTTTACCAAGAAGTCAATTGAAAGAAGGCTGGCAAAGGGCGCCAATGTCTTCATCAATAAATTGACTGAGGAAGGCCTCAAAGACATTGAGGAGCTCTTGGGAATTTATATAGAGGAACTGAAAAAGAACTTCCAGGAAGATGAGGCTGAAAAGGTACAGGAACTCCTCGATGACGCCATGTCGAGATTCGTAATGATAGTTCCAAAGGCCATGAGACCTCATAGTGCTGGATAA
- the cas6 gene encoding CRISPR system precrRNA processing endoribonuclease RAMP protein Cas6, giving the protein MLLFNKYTFNCRWQTEAEIPFFWGSVLRGALGRELRRVSCVLRTKSCPNCPIFNGCAYGYIFESDIIKELPGRGPVNARPHPFVFEPPFPPPKNTRKDDSFVFSITLIGKADEYLPHVAYSLIKAGEFGIGKGLKSGLGRFRLETICTSDGEALFDWRDGELKRASNIKQLCLSDTHEVGADKMQIEVRFMTPFRVKANGKYTRNVPFHILIRSALRRISSLEAAYYGQEPKLDYKGLVERAQHVRTVKEELKWQDLPRFSYRQRRWMTIGGPVGSVVYEGEIAEFLPILRYVQEVNAGKQTSFGLGRIEINASTLFK; this is encoded by the coding sequence ATGCTTCTTTTTAATAAATACACATTCAATTGCAGATGGCAAACAGAGGCAGAAATTCCATTTTTTTGGGGTTCTGTTCTTAGAGGTGCCCTCGGCAGGGAATTAAGGCGTGTCTCTTGCGTACTGAGGACAAAGTCTTGCCCCAATTGCCCTATTTTTAATGGATGCGCCTATGGATATATTTTTGAGTCTGACATAATAAAGGAACTGCCTGGAAGAGGGCCTGTAAATGCCAGGCCCCATCCTTTTGTATTTGAACCTCCTTTTCCACCACCTAAAAATACAAGGAAAGACGATAGCTTTGTTTTTTCTATTACCTTAATAGGCAAGGCAGACGAATATCTCCCCCACGTTGCCTATAGCCTGATAAAGGCTGGAGAGTTTGGAATAGGCAAGGGATTAAAGAGTGGTCTGGGAAGGTTTAGGCTCGAGACCATTTGCACCAGCGATGGGGAGGCGTTGTTTGATTGGCGTGATGGAGAACTAAAGAGGGCTTCCAATATCAAGCAACTTTGCCTTTCTGATACTCACGAGGTTGGAGCGGATAAGATGCAAATCGAGGTGAGATTCATGACCCCTTTCCGGGTAAAGGCAAATGGCAAATACACTAGGAATGTCCCGTTTCATATATTGATTAGGAGTGCATTGAGGAGGATATCCTCTCTTGAAGCGGCTTATTACGGGCAAGAACCGAAACTCGATTACAAGGGCCTTGTTGAAAGGGCACAGCACGTAAGGACAGTTAAGGAAGAACTTAAGTGGCAGGATCTACCCAGATTTAGCTACAGGCAGAGACGCTGGATGACCATAGGCGGGCCTGTGGGTAGTGTGGTTTATGAGGGAGAAATAGCCGAGTTTTTACCAATCTTACGCTATGTTCAAGAGGTGAATGCAGGCAAGCAAACGAGTTTCGGCCTGGGAAGAATTGAAATAAATGCGTCTACACTCTTTAAGTAG
- a CDS encoding DUF599 domain-containing protein, translating into MSKFYTLDLVGLILYFSGLFGYRFFLACMLRRHPDRLFLGKLQAYRNAWIATLSGGKDCIVVVQTLRNTIMSASFLASTSIVLIMGAFNLVPHLNTLERVINIIDIFGSPDPDLQVMKILIMIIILSYSFLNFTWYIREANYLGFMLNVPKDKLDKIEGGDSTATLSKLFLTAGINFSLGMRGYYFLIPLFMWLFSPVLMIIAIIVILFVLIRRDLGKDRIVTVKV; encoded by the coding sequence ATGTCAAAATTTTATACTCTTGACCTGGTAGGACTGATTCTCTATTTCTCAGGATTGTTCGGCTACAGATTCTTTTTGGCCTGCATGCTCAGACGTCATCCTGACAGGCTCTTTCTGGGGAAGCTTCAGGCCTATCGTAATGCCTGGATTGCCACGCTTTCAGGGGGCAAAGACTGCATCGTTGTAGTCCAGACCCTGAGAAATACCATCATGTCCGCATCCTTCCTAGCCTCTACATCTATCGTGCTCATCATGGGAGCCTTTAATCTAGTGCCTCATCTTAATACCCTAGAAAGAGTGATAAATATCATAGACATATTCGGTTCCCCAGATCCAGACCTGCAGGTGATGAAGATACTGATAATGATCATAATACTTTCTTACTCATTCTTAAACTTTACATGGTACATAAGGGAGGCCAATTATCTTGGATTCATGCTCAACGTTCCAAAGGATAAACTTGATAAGATAGAAGGCGGAGATTCGACTGCCACTCTCTCCAAGCTGTTCCTTACTGCTGGCATCAACTTCTCTTTAGGCATGCGGGGATATTATTTTCTGATTCCCCTTTTCATGTGGTTATTCAGTCCTGTGCTGATGATCATTGCCATTATTGTCATTCTCTTCGTACTGATAAGACGCGATCTTGGAAAAGACAGGATCGTGACAGTAAAAGTTTAG
- a CDS encoding putative CRISPR-associated protein, protein MICTVGTSLFEGNLARLSIDSSKVPPNWPKIKEAFEKKNWELLAKEFLEISPTERICGAEINTIEEAKSKNWLSLENLFFLVSDTDNGRNTGKFLQKYYELRKDFSLRNIEYVVVDELQDERPKDFKIHGLRNLVRKIGEYIQRVGGPEYVAIDATGGYKAQIAIAVIIGQVLNIPVFYKHEYFSEIIDFPPLPISFDDEVLAYHADILTDFERGQVYGSDELGKIDEKLRVLLNEILVDGQKLYELNAIGQIYLTGFRIRNPKPVNLVDATARKRPTFRDDYYPIGFKEFVEKVWRENSWIVTANSLPYSKQKSIKGIGFFVKKDGEEYKLIGTYQDRNNFGARFRVHLTNESLKALTWAADTLNQKYR, encoded by the coding sequence TTGATTTGTACAGTTGGAACGAGTTTGTTTGAAGGCAATTTGGCGCGTCTCTCAATAGATAGTTCTAAGGTCCCACCTAATTGGCCTAAAATTAAAGAAGCGTTTGAAAAGAAAAATTGGGAGTTGCTAGCCAAGGAATTTTTAGAGATTTCCCCTACTGAAAGGATATGTGGCGCTGAAATCAACACAATTGAGGAAGCAAAAAGTAAGAACTGGTTATCTCTTGAAAATCTGTTTTTTTTGGTCTCGGATACAGACAATGGCAGAAATACAGGTAAGTTTTTGCAAAAGTATTATGAATTGAGAAAAGATTTCTCGCTACGTAATATAGAATATGTTGTGGTAGATGAGCTTCAGGATGAACGTCCAAAGGATTTTAAAATTCATGGCTTAAGAAATCTTGTTCGTAAAATTGGCGAATATATTCAACGTGTTGGTGGTCCAGAATATGTAGCCATTGATGCCACAGGGGGGTATAAGGCACAGATTGCAATTGCTGTAATTATTGGTCAAGTACTTAATATTCCAGTGTTTTACAAACATGAATATTTTTCAGAAATTATAGATTTCCCTCCTTTGCCAATATCGTTTGATGACGAAGTTCTTGCTTATCATGCTGATATTCTGACAGATTTTGAGCGTGGTCAAGTATACGGCTCAGATGAGTTGGGGAAAATTGACGAAAAGCTAAGGGTTTTGTTGAATGAGATTTTAGTTGATGGACAAAAGCTCTATGAGTTGAATGCAATAGGGCAGATATATTTAACGGGTTTTCGCATTCGAAATCCTAAACCTGTTAATCTTGTTGATGCTACAGCCAGAAAAAGGCCCACATTTAGAGATGACTATTATCCTATAGGATTTAAAGAGTTTGTTGAAAAGGTATGGCGTGAGAATTCATGGATAGTAACAGCAAATTCGCTTCCCTATTCTAAGCAGAAGTCAATAAAGGGAATTGGATTTTTTGTCAAAAAAGATGGGGAAGAATATAAATTAATTGGAACATATCAGGACAGGAATAATTTTGGAGCGAGGTTTAGAGTTCATCTCACAAATGAGTCTTTAAAGGCCTTAACATGGGCAGCAGACACTCTCAATCAGAAATATAGATGA
- the cas2 gene encoding CRISPR-associated endonuclease Cas2 yields the protein MFFVVCFDVSDDKKRYRVVKKLKGHCIRVQKSVFECPELTEKQFLKLKAELEKVIDEATDTVRYYRLCKGCISEVEVSGQGEPPDDSNFLAI from the coding sequence ATGTTTTTTGTGGTGTGTTTTGACGTAAGCGACGATAAAAAACGCTATCGAGTGGTAAAAAAACTAAAGGGGCACTGTATAAGGGTGCAAAAGTCCGTCTTCGAATGTCCTGAACTCACAGAGAAGCAGTTCCTAAAGCTCAAGGCCGAACTTGAGAAGGTAATAGACGAGGCAACAGATACCGTAAGATATTATAGGCTGTGCAAAGGGTGTATTTCTGAGGTAGAAGTTTCAGGCCAGGGCGAACCTCCTGACGATAGTAACTTCCTAGCCATTTGA
- the cas1 gene encoding CRISPR-associated endonuclease Cas1, with product MEAIYILEPGTYLRLSGETLRIMREKEVVKEIPVAGLERLTLLGRATMSGAVLDFLIEKGVDTVFLTQTGRFRARLLPDGKGHVRLRQLQYKRLFDEDFRLDTARLIVAKKIENQIAFLLKRSYKQREESVRVMCLRLNAMSKRLALADDIEAVRGIEGGASRIFYDAYGLLIKNSAFEFNGRNKHPPLDPVNALLSFVYTLFTNEVLSAIQASGLDPYLGALHEPLHGRPSLACDLVEEWRGLAESFVLTLINRKAVSVDDFIKTGKRERPIEMTPSLLKTLVHAHEKKMNSSIKKGASSLKLRWAIHERVRDFKRYLEKPDIGF from the coding sequence ATGGAAGCCATATACATCCTTGAGCCTGGGACATATTTAAGGTTGAGCGGAGAGACCTTGAGGATAATGAGAGAAAAAGAGGTGGTCAAAGAGATACCTGTTGCAGGGCTTGAAAGGCTCACACTGTTGGGTAGGGCGACCATGAGCGGGGCAGTCCTTGATTTTCTCATAGAAAAGGGCGTGGATACAGTGTTTTTGACCCAGACAGGCAGGTTCAGGGCACGGCTTCTGCCTGATGGAAAAGGCCATGTACGGCTCAGACAACTTCAGTACAAACGACTATTCGATGAGGATTTTAGACTCGATACTGCTCGTCTCATAGTAGCAAAAAAGATTGAGAACCAAATTGCCTTTTTGCTCAAGCGTTCATACAAACAGAGGGAAGAGTCAGTTAGGGTGATGTGCCTTCGACTCAATGCCATGAGTAAAAGGCTTGCCTTGGCTGACGACATTGAGGCAGTAAGGGGGATAGAAGGAGGGGCCTCTAGGATTTTTTATGATGCATATGGGCTTCTAATAAAGAATTCCGCATTTGAGTTCAATGGACGGAACAAGCACCCTCCTCTTGACCCGGTGAATGCCCTACTGAGTTTTGTCTACACCCTTTTTACAAACGAGGTGCTCAGTGCAATTCAGGCAAGTGGCCTCGATCCCTATCTAGGCGCCCTTCACGAACCTTTACACGGCAGACCATCCCTTGCCTGCGACCTTGTTGAGGAGTGGCGTGGCCTGGCCGAATCCTTCGTCCTAACCCTTATAAATAGGAAGGCCGTGTCTGTGGATGATTTTATAAAGACAGGGAAAAGAGAGCGCCCCATCGAAATGACTCCTTCCTTGTTGAAAACACTTGTTCATGCCCATGAAAAGAAGATGAACAGCTCGATTAAAAAGGGGGCTTCGTCCCTTAAATTGAGGTGGGCCATACATGAAAGGGTAAGGGATTTTAAACGGTATCTGGAAAAACCGGATATTGGTTTTTGA